From one Humulus lupulus chromosome 8, drHumLupu1.1, whole genome shotgun sequence genomic stretch:
- the LOC133793717 gene encoding uncharacterized protein LOC133793717 has protein sequence MLWRKAEKGRLMSYSFNHIDIALKLENHPEFRLTGFYGEPQRSLRHNSWRKIKQLAGASELPWCLIGDLNNVLYQWEKRGGRAYPRGLITGFQETLTECGLSDMEMMGHPYTWERGRGTPNWIEVRLDRALISQPWRTIFYSAKLVNLEISVSDHSPIWLDLAYQVRDPVIRRFRFENAWVREPMCRQIVSDHWRAYSVDSFQEKIKCCSTALAEWGKDITGKFKERISHCNRLLKQLKGQRDEESVRRYQEIHSCLFEVLTQKEIFWRQRSKQLWLQAGDQNTKFFHACASTRKRINQLTSLKDDHGTWVDWEHGLGEVIVDYFRNIFASSTTAWDSVIECVPESITEEINLELLLPVDDSEVKEALFQMHPDKSPGPDGFNPGFYQKFWDIVGPDVVRLVQHFFMFAEFPDHLNQTHIVLNPKKSKPETMSDLRPIALCNVIYKIVSKVVANRLKKFLHNIISETQSAFIPGKLITDNIMVSFEVMHYLKRKSTGKEGFMAIKLDMSKAYDRVEWGFLHAMLKKMGFSDHWIKIVMRCVSSVSYKVISGCHELGPIILSRGLRQGDPLSPYLFIICAEGFSALISDYERRGKLQACKVARGAPTVSHMFFADDSYLYCKATESATNSVMELLGYFQLASGQQVNLSKSSVFFSTNTRADARVKICDMLKVSEAGESCTYLGLPNILGRNKNTILGFLKDKMRKKIQSWEGKFLSKAGKELLIKTVAQSLPSYAMNVFLLPLGLCQEMEQLMCSYWWKSSSRNNKGIHWKSWEKLSTHKSKGGMGFCNLHDFNMALFSKQGWRLLCQPNTLVTRIFKARYFGGGNFLTAELGSNPSFIWRSIFASQEIVGAGARRKIGNGSQTSIVRDPWLPCGVNPRISTTHPALAEKKVEALMITGRVAWDEDLVRDLFNQRDANLIVGIPLHSSRLADAWFWAFESSGRLTVKSAYRYLQQDKDGGSRIDRLSFWNKLWKLRVPPKVKDLVWRASSDCLPTKVHLRLKHVDIDTTCPVCQVSGESIIHCLVECPFARASWARTGIGVCTSVEGTFSAWLESLFQTFDDEKRKVIAMTCWALWRVRNDCVWKGKVARVATVTSLANNTLDQWTKAQDRFEVPTAAFLTEADGADIWRRPAAGVIKINVDAALFSESSTYSFACVARNDQGHTLEAITCCRNGVVSPELAEAMGMREALSWIKKKSWDKVTIETDCLTVVQALRCSISMDSYFGSLITECKGLWSDVKNIKILFVKRSANNVAHALARASCHVADCTFRGGDLSPAILDVLLKDSC, from the coding sequence ATGCTTTGGCGGAAAGCGGAAAAGGGAAGGTTAATGAGTTATAGTTTCAACCACATCGATATTGCGTTGAAATTGGAAAATCACCCTGAATTTCGTTTGACTGGTTTTTATGGGGAACCGCAACGAAGCTTACGCCACAATTCTTGGAGGAAAATTAAACAGCTAGCAGGTGCTTCAGAATTGCCTTGGTGTCTAATTGGAGATCTCAATAATGTGCTCTATCAATGGGAGAAAAGAGGTGGTCGTGCTTATCCCCGTGGTTTAATCACTGGGTTCCAGGAGACTCTTACTGAATGTGGGCTGAGCGACATGGAGATGATGGGTCATCCCTATACTTGGGAAAGAGGGAGAGGTACGCCGAATTGGATTGAGGTGAGACTTGATCGTGCTCTTATATCACAACCTTGGAGAACAATTTTCTATTCAGCTAAACTAGTCAACCTTGAGATCTCTGTTTCTGATCATTCTCCCATTTGGTTGGATCTCGCTTATCAAGTTCGGGATCCGGTCATTAGGAGGTTTCGGTTTGAGAATGCTTGGGTTCGGGAGCCTATGTGCCGCCAAATTGTATCTGACCACTGGAGAGCATACAGTGTTGATTCTTTCCAGGAAAAAATTAAATGTTGCAGTACTGCTCTCGCGGAATGGGGGAAGGATATTACAGGTAAATTTAAGGAACGCATAAGTCATTGTAATAGACTATTGAAGCAGTTGAAAGGTCAGAGAGATGAGGAGTCTGTTCGACGGTACCAGGAGATACACAGCTGTCTATTCGAGGTACTCACACAGAAAGAAATATTTTGGCGCCAAAGATCAAAGCAGTTATGGTTACAAGCTGGTgaccaaaacacaaaattcttTCATGCTTGTGCAAGTACCAGGAAAAGAATTAACCAGCTCACTTCCCTTAAGGATGATCATGGCACGTGGGTAGATTGGGAGCATGGTTTGGGTGAGGTGATTGTTGACTACTTCAGAAACATCTTTGCATCTTCAACTACCGCCTGGGATAGCGTTATAGAGTGTGTTCCAGAGAGCATAACAGAGGAGATAAATCTGGAGCTGCTTTTACCAGTGGATGACAGCGAAGTTAAGGAAGCACTGTTCCAAATGCACCCAGATAAGTCGCCAGGTCCGGATGGCTTTAATCCGGGCTTTTATCAGAAATTTTGGGACATTGTGGGTCCTGATGTGGTACGATTGGTTCAACATTTTTTTATGTTTGCTGAGTTTCCTGATCATCTTAATCAAACTCATATTGTTCTTAATCCTAAGAAGTCTAAACCTGAGACTATGAGTGATCTTAGGCCTATTGCTTTATGTAATGTGATTTATAAAATTGTTTCAAAAGTGGTGGCCAATAGATTGAAGAAGTTTCTCCATAACATTATTTCTGAGACCCAAAGTGCGTTTATTCCTGGTAAGCTCATAACAGATAATATTATGGTTTCCTTTGAGGTTATGCATTATCTCAAGAGGAAATCGACAGGAAAGGAAGGGTTCATGGCTATCAAACTGGATATGAGTAAGGCATATGATAGGGTTGAATGGGGATTCCTGCATGCAATGTTAAAAAAGATGGGTTTTAGCGACCACTGGATAAAGATTGTGATGCGGTGTGTGAGCTCAGTTTCCTATAAAGTAATCTCTGGGTGCCATGAGCTGGGTCCAATAATACTAAGCAGAGGTTTGAGACAAGGTGATCCCTTATCCCCTTATCTCTTTATTATCTGTGCAGAAGGCTTTTCAGCTTTAATCTCAGACTATGAAAGGAGAGGTAAGCTTCAGGCGTGTAAAGTGGCTAGGGGGGCCCCTACGGTCTCTCATATGTTCTTCGCAGATGATAGTTATCTATATTGTAAAGCTACAGAGAGTGCAACGAATAGTGTGATGGAACTTCTGGGCTACTTTCAATTGGCCTCGGGGCAACAGGTGAATCTAAGTAAATCCTCGGTCTTTTTTAGTACCAATACAAGAGCTGATGCCAGAGTCAAGATATGTGATATGCTGAAGGTGAGCGAAGCTGGAGAGTCTTGTACATACTTGGGGCTTCCTAATATTTTGGGCAGGAATAAGAACACCATCCTGGGTTTTCTAAAGGACAAGAtgaggaaaaagattcaaagctGGGAGGGGAAATTCCTCTCGAAGGCAGGTAAGGAGTTATTAATCAAGACAGTAGCTCAATCCCTACCGAGTTATGCTATGAATGTTTTCTTATTACCATTGGGATTGTGTCAAGAGATGGAGCAGCTTATGTGCAGTTACTGGTGGAAGTCATCCTCAAGAAATAACAAAGGTATTCACTGGAAGAGTTGGGAGAAGCTGTCAACCCATAAGTCCAAAGGTGGGATGGGATTTTGTAATCTACACGATTTCAACATGGCCCTTTTCAGCAAACAAGGTTGGCGCCTGCTATGCCAACCTAACACTTTGGTCACCAGGATTTTCAAAGCAAGATATTTTGGGGGTGGGAATTTCTTGACTGCAGAACTAGGAAGTAATCCTAGCTTCATTTGGCGCAGTATATTTGCGTCTCAGGAGATTGTGGGCGCTGGGGCTCGGAGAAAAATTGGAAATGGGTCTCAGACTTCTATTGTTCGTGACCCTTGGCTACCTTGCGGAGTGAATCCGAGAATTAGTACTACCCATCCTGCCTTAGCCGAGAAAAAAGTAGAAGCTCTGATGATCACTGGGAGAGTTGCCTGGGATGAAGACTTGGTTCGAGATTTGTTTAATCAACGGGATGCTAATCTTATCGTAGGCATTCCCTTACATTCTAGTCGTCTGGCAGATGCGTGGTTTTGGGCCTTTGAGTCCTCAGGTCGACTCACTGTGAAGAGCGCATATCGATATTTGCAGCAGGACAAAGATGGTGGGTCTCGGATTGACAGATTAAGCTTTTGGAATAAACTTTGGAAGCTTCGGGTACCCCCAAAAGTTAAAGATTTGGTGTGGAGAGCATCTTCTGATTGTCTGCCCACAAAGGTTCACCTTCGACTAAAACATGTGGATATTGACACCACATGTCCAGTGTGCCAAGTTAGTGGGGAATCTATCATCCATTGCTTAGTGGAATGCCCTTTTGCGAGAGCTAGCTGGGCTCGTACAGGTATCGGTGTGTGCACTAGTGTGGAAGGGACTTTTTCTGCATGGTTGGAGTCTTTATTCCAAACCTTTGATGATGAGAAGAGGAAAGTTATAGCTATGACATGTTGGGCTCTATGGAGGGTGAGGAATGATTGTGTGTGGAAGGGGAAAGTTGCTCGAGTGGCAACTGTGACTAGTTTGGCTAATAATACACTAGACCAATGGACTAAAGCTCAAGATAGATTTGAAGTGCCAACCGCAGCATTCTTGACTGAAGCAGATGGAGCTGATATTTGGAGAAGGCCAGCTGCAGGTGTTATAAAGATCAATGTTGATGCAGCGCTGTTTTCTGaatcatcaacatatagctttGCATGTGTGGCTCGGAATGATCAGGGTCATACCTTGGAAGCTATAACTTGTTGTCGGAATGGGGTAGTGTCTCCTGAATTAGCAGAAGCAATGGGGATGCGAGAGGCTTTGAGTTGGATCAAGAAGAAATCATGGGATAAGGTGACTATCGAGACTGACTGCCTCACAGTTGTCCAGGCCCTTCGTTGTTCAATTTCTATGGACTCTTATTTTGGGAGTCTAATCACTGAGTGTAAGGGTTTGTGGAGTGATGTTaagaatattaaaattttatttgttaAGCGGTCTGCGAacaatgttgctcatgctcttgcTAGAGCATCCTGTCATGTTGCTGACTGTACTTTCAGGGGAGGTGATCTCTCTCCTGCTATTCTTGATGTACTTTTGAAGGACAGTTGCTAA